In Erigeron canadensis isolate Cc75 chromosome 1, C_canadensis_v1, whole genome shotgun sequence, a single window of DNA contains:
- the LOC122585840 gene encoding F-box protein PP2-A13-like produces the protein MGSGFSSFLVMCNIESSSSSPVTGSPETCLGDLPESVVGNLLVHLTPQEICRLAGLNRAFRGASSADFVWESKLPENYMSIISKVFNDDNNNNYYDDENELNNNNNKSLCKKDIYAKLSRLNSIDGDTKKVWLHKRTGKPCVSISYTGLSITGIDDRRYWSRISTDESRFHSVAYLQQIWWFEVDGEVEFPFPVGTYSLYFHLQLGKSGRRFGRRVCNSDHIHGWDIKPVRFQLSTSDGQQAISQCYLTSPGVWTLYRVGSFVVEDSKVPLKIKFSMMQIDCTHTKGGLCVDSVLICPK, from the exons atgGGTTCTGGGTTTTCTTCATTTCTTGTTATGTGCAACatagaatcatcatcatcttctccgGTGACGGGGTCTCCGGAAACTTGTCTTGGTGATTTGCCGGAAAGTGTTGTGGGCAATCTTTTGGTGCACTTAACCCCACAAGAGATCTGTAGACTTGCAGGTCTTAATCGTGCATTTCGTGGGGCTTCATCTGCTGATTTTGTTTGGGAATCTAAATTGCCTGAAAATTATATGTCTATTATTTCAAAGGtgtttaatgatgataataataataattattatgatgatgaaaatgaattgaataataataataataaaagtttgtgtaaaaaagatatttatgcaAAGCTGTCCAGGCTTAATTCTATTGATGGAGACACAAAG AAAGTTTGGCTACATAAACGCACAGGAAAACCTTGTGTTTCTATATCTTATACCGGCTTATCAATTACTGGCATTGATGATCGTAGATACTGGAGTCGTATTTCCACCGATGAATCTAG ATTTCATTCTGTGGCCTATTTGCAACAAATATGGTGGTTTGAAGTAGACGGGGAGGTTGAGTTCCCTTTCCCGGTTGGAACCTATAGCCTCTACTTCCATTTACAACTAGGGAAGTCTGGAAGACGTTTTGGACGACGGGTCTGCAATTCAGACCACATTCATGGATGGGACATTAAGCCAGTCAGATTTCAGCTCTCAACTTCAGATGGTCAACAAGCAATATCTCAATGCTATTTGACCTCGCCTGGGGTGTGGACTCTTTATCGGGTTGGAAGTTTTGTGGTTGAGGACTCAAAAGTGCCGTTGAAAATCAAGTTTTCGATGATGCAGATCGATTGTACACACACTAAAGGTGGGCTCTGTGTGGATTCTGTGCTCATATGTCCAAAGtga
- the LOC122607726 gene encoding protein Mpv17, producing MGTVGGGGFGMWRIPHSNFDENGKRIRKNIPNSSSGSSPSSVVVGGWFPLKQAVTAASLALTGDTIAQLRDRYQHHSDSNNNDDDPHQDARWSLMDHNWLRALRMASYGFLLYGPGSYVWYQYLDRWMPQQTAQNVLIKVVLNQIVLGPSVIAVVFAWNNLWQGKLAELPNKYQKDALRTLLFGFRFWIPVSVINFWAIPLQARVAFMSLNSIFWNFYLSSTMSK from the exons ATGGGAACAGTGGGTGGTGGGGGTTTTGGAATGTGGAGAATCCCCCATTctaattttgatgaaaatggaaaaagaaTCAGAAAGAATATTCCCAATTCATCATCTGGGTCATCACCATCATCAGTAGTTGTTGGTGGATGGTTTCCATTAAAGCAAGCAGTGACAGCCGCCAGTCTTGCCCTAACCGGTGACACCATTGCTCAGCTCCGAGACAGATATCAACATCATTCtgatagtaataataatgatgatgatccTCATCAG GATGCCAGATGGAGTCTCATGGACCATAATTGGCTTAGAGCACTAAGAATGGCTTCATATGGGTTCCTTCTCTATGGAcctggttcttatgtctggtaCCAGTATCTTGATCGTTGGATGCCACAACAGACGGCACAAAATGTCTTGATTAAG GTAGTGTTGAACCAAATCGTACTTGGTCCCTCTGTTATTGCTGTTGTTTTTGCATGGAATAATCTATGGCAAGGGAAGCTTGCTGAACTCCCAAACAAGTATCAGAAAGATGCTCTACGTACCTTGCTTTTTG GGTTCAGATTCTGGATTCCTGTTAGTGTGATTAATTTCTG GGCAATTCCTCTTCAAGCCCGTGTTGCTTTCATGTCATTGAATTCTATATTCTGGAATTTCTACTTGTCATCGACTATGAGCAAGTGA